In Alosa alosa isolate M-15738 ecotype Scorff River chromosome 19, AALO_Geno_1.1, whole genome shotgun sequence, a genomic segment contains:
- the LOC125284425 gene encoding uncharacterized protein LOC125284425, whose translation MASLLLLLHLLPPTAGRKRRTKISPSDAVHNMVHFHKCVFFSTGPLFGSNELPVSHAAALMRTCKKERVNNHTSSLLAKSRTGLTPSTSQLTNGSSPHCSTTSSLSAFDKLFKSHYVFNLSYEESLVHLYTFVQTTVFNIDVTSTDESPRVRAVCKCATMAQATDDEICHHAIRWFSLAHDGFGGRQERMEKQRQEQQQEQERMERHRPPPWQRPNSTACSTAEAAVQQQM comes from the exons ATGGcttccctgctgctgctgcttcatcTTTTGCCACCCACAGCTGGACGGAAGAGGAGGACCAAAATAAGTCCAAGTGATGCAGTGCACAACATGGTGCACTTTCACAAG tgtgtgttctttagcaCAGGGCCATTGTTTGGGAGTAATGAGCTTCCAGTAAG tcaTGCTGCAGCATTGATGAGAACCTGCAAGAAAGAGAGGGTAAACAACCATACATCCTCGCTGTTGGCCAAGTCCAGAACAGGATTGACACCTTCTACATCGCAGTTGACAAATGGCTCATCCCCTCATTGCTCAACCACCAGCTCATTGAGTGCTTTCGACAAACTTTTTAAATCCCACTACGTGTTCAACTTGTCTTATGAGGAGTCCCTGGTTCATCTCTATACTTTTGTGCAGACCACTGTATTCAACATCGATGTAACCTCTACAGACGAGTCACCGCGTGTTC GAGCAGTGTGCAAATGTGCTACAATGGCACAGGCTACAGATGATGAAATATGCCATCATGCCATCCGATGGTTCTCCCTGGCCCATGATGGGTTTGGAGGCCGccaggagaggatggagaaacAGCGGCAGGAACAGCAGCAGGAACAGGAAAGGATGGAAAGACACCGACCGCCGCCATGGCAGCGACCAAACTCCACTGCCTGTTCGACGGCGGAAGCCGCAGTCCAACAGCAAATGTAA